From Triticum aestivum cultivar Chinese Spring chromosome 7B, IWGSC CS RefSeq v2.1, whole genome shotgun sequence:
ttaccggtgtaggattccatcgttaccccggagttctgataaccatcgctcttcatgtccttgtcctcggtgtagaatgtgtagccgttgatatcgtacgcctcataggtcatcaggttgtgctcggcgccctgtgacaaggtgaatatgagttgttcttccgcggaagaatcttcatgtaaagggtacgacagaagcttctgcttgaaccaacgcgtgaaacatgagttgtgctctttgagtatatctccgtccgtcctctgttggcctcggtcattgtacgtcttctcaataaaggttttgtgctctaccacccaaggatcgaccacgtctatgtgttgtagcgcgactaggtttgctctttcaaagtcggcgagtcgaccctcgaagtcgacatgcatttcgcggcgaccctcacggtgaccccatccagcgagcctgccgaggtgcctgttgacgggcagaccaacggggttctcgatgcctagataattcgtgcagtaggagatgcactcttcggtcagaaagcccctggctatacttccctctggacgtgacatgttccgaacgtatcctttgatgacaccattcatcctttcgaacggcatcatgctgtgcaggaacgtcggcccgagttggatgatatcctccacgatatggaccagcagatgcaccataacgtcgaagaatgcgggcgggaagtacatctcaagctcgcatagtatcaccacgatctcttcctgtagccttctgagttgcctcacgccaatcgacttccgagagatgacgtcgaaaaagttgcataggccaaatagcgtttcacggacgtgcgcgtccatgatcccacggattgcaactggaagtatctgcgtcatcagcacgtgacagtcgtgagacttcatcccgctgaacttctgcttcgctgggtctaggtatctgcttatcttccccgcgtaaccgtaaggaagttttactcctaggaggcaggtgaaaaactgctcgatctcctcctgacttagagtgaagcacgcgggagggtagtcatttccggtcttcttggcctttttgcctttgcgacgactttctgtgtcctgcttcgcctcatcatcatcatcatcatcatcatcatcatcattagcgtgaagctcctgcctgatgcccattgatttcaagtctgcccttgctttcggcccatctttggtcctctctggcatgttgagcagggtaccaagcagactctcgcacacgttcttcgtgatatgcatgacatcaaggctgtgaggcacacggtggatcttccagtacggcaagtcccagaaaacagacctcgttttccataccttcagcagcggctctggcgcctttcgcttctttcccggctctggcgccttttgcttctttcccggcagtgggcagtctttccaatttttcaacagcttgtctatttcctcgccgctcctcgtacacgggcgttttcggggttcggtttcaccatcgaacagatccttgcgtttcctccacgggtcatcgtcgcgaagccaccttcgatgtcccatgaacacggttttctaagacccgggatctctatctagctggcgatacgttgtgtcatccatgcaccttacgcatccagaaaatccgtggactacctgccccgcgagatatccgtaaccgagatagtcgtgcaccgtcgtgagcagtgcggctctcatagggaaatattctttctctgcggcgtcccacgtattggctggcgttttccacagcgtgtcaagctcctctttcagcagccccagatacagattgatgtcgttccctggttgtttcggcccttcaattagcatactcatgtgaatgtacttcctcttcatgcacaaccaggggggaaggttgtacatccacacaaacacaggccaggtgctatgtgtgcttctctggctgccaaacggattgactccatcggtgctcgcgcccagcacgatgttccttggatcgttcccaaattctgggtcttcgaagttcaacgcttgccactggctcgcatccttagggtgactcagcatcttgtcttttttatctatctccggatcatttgcgtcatcttctcgcttcttctcctccctatccgcgtgccaacgcaggagctttgctaccttagggtccgcgaaataccgctgcagacgaggagtgatcggaaagtaccacaccacttttcgaggagctttcttcctcttcttgtatcgagtgacgccgcacaccggacatatggtagactccgcgtgctcgtcccgataaatgatgcaattgttcatgcacacatggtatttcacgtgcggtaaatccagaggacacacgattttcttcgcctcatccaaactggttgggcacttgttccccttgggaagacgttcgtgccagaatgacatgttctcgtcgaaacatgcgtcggtcattttgtgttttaccttcatctccagagccatgagcgttactttcaggcgggtatcctcgggcctgcatccttcatacaatggagtaaccgcgtctaactcaagttgatccatcttggctttctctcgggtggcagctcttgcgttatccatctgcttgagaagcagctcttgaatatgagggtcctgcacccagcccatcgatggtccagcgtcgtctgctctgccggcatcatcatcttcatgatcatgcccgtcgtctgctccggcatcttcctcatcatcatgtcctgcatcttctacatgatgactgtgtacagcatcaccgtcgtgatcatctcctggggattctttgtcttctcgcccgcccgagccgcggtggttgtcttgctgccctttttcatttcttgcccggcccccatggacgacttcgtagtcatcttcatcaccttgccaccgatatccatccatgaaaccacgcaagagcaggtggtcccgcacctgcccggaatccgggtccgcaataaggctcttcagcttgcatcttcgacacggacatcttatctccgtctcgttcttttgaagcatctcaaccttcgcggacctcaaaaacctattcacgatgccttcggtcatcgtgcggaccatggtcgcctgcggggtagagcaaaacgatattttagaaccaagaaaaaatttggcatgactttccctaaaaatagaaccaaaaagaatgcttaatgccaaaattctcgccgaaacggaaatgaatcaacattccggcaaaatattggcaactatcgcatttcaaataccggtacacctccaaacacaaacacatatgcaacaccacaaacatatgcaacaccacgaacatacatagatctagctaggccataaaaatgcatgtgcacattgttgtagggagaacaacataaatatagcttctccccttacttacctatcaaaacaagataatttaaccacttaatttgaatgaatctattgtggaaatgaggtgaaaaagaggaggcacccgagacaaggaggaggtggagagaatgaagtggggagaaagtgagtgtgggtaggagaggttgtccaaaatatcttgttgttgcccacttactaatggcacaccagcactaaatgcgccattagtaatccaggttactaatggcgcaccttctggcggtgcgtcattagtagttttgcaaaaaaaacatactaatggcgcactgttctacagtgcgccattactaggttgaacagtgcgccattagtagtattgcaaaaaaaggaaaaatataataaaaaaacaacattagtggcgcactttccgacgggtgcgccattactagttacaactagtaatggtgcactgtgtctggatgcgccattagtatgtttggacaggcgcactagttcaaagaaaaaaaaattgatactaatggcgcaccttgggccaggtgcgccattagtagtttcaactctaatggcatatcagaagatggtgcgccattagtatatactaatggcacaccccttgtctggtgcgccattagtgtcaatcccatctatagccctttttctagtagtgtgaatTTGAGTAACTCCCACATGGCTAATTGTTGGAGTGACACTGATGGTGCCCACAAAATCCACCTAGCTAACTGGCCTTCTATCTGTATGAAGAAGGAATTTGGGGGCATGGGGGTACCAAATATCCAGGATATGAATCTTTGTCTGATTGGGTCTTGGGTTAAAAGGTACATAGCTGGAGAGGGGTCCATGTGGAGGAAAATTGTTGATAACAATATAATACTAAAAGCCAAAATATTCTTTGCTGTCGTGACCCACACCCTTCCCAGTTTTGGAAAAGTTTTATGTGGACTTTGCAAGCTGTGAAAGTGGGATTCAAATGGCAGGTAGGAGATGGCAGTTTAGCTAGATTTTGGGAAGATACCTGGTATGGGAATGCTCCTTTAGCCACCCAATACTGGGATCTTTATGTTTTAGTGAATGAGAAGAATAAAACCATTGCAGAGATCTAGGATGGTCAAGAGCTCAAATGCACATTTAGAAGGACCTTCTCAGATGAGCTGATGTCACAGTGGTTTGAGTTGGTGGATATCCTTTCCCTGACTAAGTTTAGCCAGGAGAAAGATTCTTTGATTTGGAAATATGAGTCTAATGGGATTTACTCTTCTAAATCTCTCTATGCCATTGTTAACTTTAGGGGTGTTCAACCTGTTTATCTACCTGCTGTCTGGAGTGTGAAAGTACCGCCTAGGGTGCAAGGCTTTCTTTGGCTTTTCTCACAAAATAAAACTATGACATGTGACAATCTTAGGAAAAGAGGCATTGCAAAACCCCTAGAATGTGTCCTATGTAAGGAGATTGAATCTGTGCACCATTTGTTTTTTGACTGTTTGGTAGCTAGGCTAATTTGGGCTGAGGTGAATTATGTGTTTAGTATTTCTGTTACTGGATACGAATCTGTAGCTAAGTTCTGGTTGTGTGCTAAAAAACACAAGTAGTTTAATGTTATGAGCTCTGCAGTCCTGTGGGTGCTGTGGAATTTTAGAAATTCTATTGTCTTTAATAGACTCTCTTGAATCTCTATGAAACAGGTTCTGGGGCTGGTGTACCGCTATCTAAGGGACTGGACCAAGCTGTTTCAAGATCTCCAGGAGGGAAAGATGCAAGAGTTTCAGGAACTGATCTGGGAATGGCTGAGGAAACCCTTGATGCTGGAGCCGGGCTGATTTGTCACAAATGGTTTGAAGACCAAAACTGTGAAGAAGGGCTCTGGATGAAGGCGGTGGGAAAAGCTGCTCATGGAGGGAAGACTACTCTTGAATACCAACTGCAACACCCGGAGGAAGCTGATAGCATTCACGTGGTCAACATCGGGTGGGAGCCTCTATCCTGCTAGAGCAGTCTCGCATGTTTTGGGCTAGTGTGCAGATTTGGCATACTTTGCTTCTCACTTGTTAGGGGTTTTTCGAGCTGTCCTGATCAATGGGTCTTAGTTATTTTAGCTGGTTGTAATAACTTGGAGTAGTTGTAGGTGGAGAGATGCTTCTCTTCCTGAGTCTGGTTTGTTTGATCTTGGTCCTGCAAGAACTTGTACGCTGAAGGTTTCTTTCTATATGAAATGGGCCGGGGGTGACCCCCTGATTATAGAAAAAACAAAAGCCGTCTTGTCGCCCCACCGCGGCCATCGACAATATGTCGTCATGCCCGACGCTCCGACATTGATTTTGCGACGGCGCGCTACAGTGCGAAAGGGGCAAGGTGTTTATGTGTACGCATGCAAGGGAGTGAGGGGAAGGAATGAATCGTGCGGCTGGTCAGAACGAGATCAAACTACTACGCAGGCGACCGAACCTGGGCTAGGATTGATCGACTGACCCCTATTATTGCCCTTATTGCGTCGACCATTGGTCTCCTTTTTTCTTAACagagtacagacgcaagcgctcatatacacgcgcatcaCCCCTATGAAAGCACACActccctacccctatgagcacctccgaaagactgagccagaaatcctgaaataaattcaggaataagtGCGAGCACCAGGGCTTGAACCCTGATAGGCTGGGGAtatcacagtccctctaaccatccaaccacaggccATCCAACCACAGGCCTATTGCAAAGAAATTGCCGAAGGCTTCAGTACCATACTCCTCTCCGTCATTAAAAAAGTGTACTTTCCAATAAACATTTTTATATTTGACCGTATTTATACATAATACACCAACATTTATGCTATcgaattagtagcattagattcatgataaaatatttttattatataactattttcattggcttcacaaaacattgatatatttttgcacagtTACCTTCTAACAAAGTTGGAAATACACTCTTTCAAAGTTGGAGGGAGTACACATTAACCAAAAATCCAACTCTTACATAAAGCTTCTACGCAATCTGTATGCGGTAGTTTATTTAGATTGGTAACAACTCTTCTGATTGCTTAAAAGAATCTTCTGATTTTTAGCTAATCCATAAATAGTAATAGCGTTGCTCCTCATTAATTGTGGATTGATAAGAACTACTCTCTTCGATCAATGATCAATACACACTATTTCGCAGCAAATTTGTTTAATATATTTCATGTCACCATATATTTACACAAATATATATCGTTCTATTGCAAAAAATGGCGAGCATGGCAACGGGCATCATCATATGGTCTAGTCTTTTATGTACAAGTACACAACATATATATTCGATGAGTAATTGTTTCAGTAGTTTCAAAATCTGCACATACTACGCATGAGCACCCTACGTCGTTTCTCGAGAAAGTCGCTGCTCTCGATCATTGCGCGCCAGCTCCGGCAAACAAACCTGAGCCTTGTAAGAGTGCGCTTCGACATCTGTCGTAGCACCAGTGACATGGCGAAGATTATGTCCTCGTGCGGCTGCCCGGGATAGGCGATGCTTTCCTCGTAGAATGTGGGCTGCCCTATGACCATGCCTTGATTAGAGAGCAAGCCACTTTGGTCCAGGAGATTCTCCATATCGCCGGTTTCAGGGTTGTACGCGCACAATTCGAAATCTGCTGCGCTGTCGAATTGGAGGTGGCGTGGTTGTACATGTACGAGGACGACGCGACGACCGTTGTCGATCATGGCGAGTGGGCTGACGAATTGACGGGCGTGCATGAACCTAAGTACCTCCGGCGACGACGTGTCCAGGTCGATTATGCAGTGCAGATCCCAGGTGCTAGTTTCATGTCTCCTTAGTAGCCAGATGTAGTAGAGATGCGGCCGTGACCATTCGACCTTCTTGAGTACCCAGCTAATGAGGCATAGGCGCCCGCCCATCTCCGTCAAGTAGTGCCCAAGTACGCTATTGCAATGCTCGTTGAGTGGGAACTGCACGGTCCCAAAAGTCTCGTCGCTGAGAGAGAAAGTGGCGATGAAAGCCCAAGTTTCCCGCTTATTAGGGGGGTTGAGCTTGCTCCTGGCCAACCAATGCACATGACCTTGTGCAAATACGCTCTTGCCATCTTGCTTTACCCAGCCCGGCGGTCTCTCCCgggcgccgccgttcgccggcctCCAAAGCCCCCCGGAGTTTACCACGTAGACCTCGCATCCAGCGCCAGATGCCGGGAGGTTATCCACGTCGGATCCGCGGTAGTAGACACGTACAACTTTGTGTTTCTTACTGATCGTGTCGTAGCCGATCCCTAGACTCGCATACCTACGGTCAGGTATGGGGAAGCCTATGTGCCGGCCCTCTGGGAGGGCCGCCATCTGGCCCGTGGATGGGTTGAACACGAAGTGTAACCCTGCACCGATGGCCTCGACGATGACCAGGCCGCGACACTGCATGGTGACGACAAGTGGAACGACATTGTCCGCGTCGGTGTTCCGGCCGTTGCGTCTGACGAGAGGCCACAGCGGACCGCGGTTACACCGTGTGACCGCGCCGTGGAACTCCATGAGCGTCGTGCAGGCAGGGTGTTCCGGCGACCACGCGTGGATCTTCGGGAGTGACTCGCGAGACAGCGCGGCCTGCATGATGAGAATCCTGGGGCTGCCGTGACGGTTGGCGAGACGGAGGTGGCGGTCGGCGAAGTCGTCCGTAGAGAGCGTGGCCGCCCAGGCGCGAGAGAGGCAGCGGCACCGGAGCACCGTCTTGGCCGGCAGCCGCGCCAAGATGTCCTCGATGACATGGTCCGGGAGCACGGGATAGCATGGCTCCGCCATGGCCATGGCGGCTGCTGAAGCCCGAGGAGATTTGTCTGGAGCGCACCTAGGTCGGAACCGTATGAGCGCGTCTGAACAAGAAGGCTAGAACGAGAACGCGTAGCTACAGATCGATGGATGTACTTATAGGGCGCTTCAGGCTGTCCGGATCGTATCCTATAGTTGCAGTCGGAATCTATTACGTAATAGGTAGAAACAGCGTCTTATTAGGCAACGTTACAAACGGAAGCAGCGGGGTCTATTAGGCAACGTACAAACAAACTGAAGACTTTGgtgcacccgcaaaaaaaaaaactaaagaCTTTGGTTAACTGCCGTATTAGGTAAGTCCTatgtttttttttgagacaacctcACAAAGCTTTTATTAAGTCgccacaatgtttacagggacggagGAAAGATCTCCGGGGTGGCCCAGCCACACACGGCGTCCGACCCCGAAAGATAAAGCATGCTTCGCTAATTTGTGAGCTTCATAatttgagctcctaaattcatggctAACCTTACAAAAATCAAATTCTAAGGAATGGTGTATTATTTCATGTGCAATGGCTCCATAGGAGGACGCAATCTCCTTCTTCATATCCTTCACCACCTGTTTACAATCAGATGCAACATGGATACATCTTTGGTAGAGGTCCTTCGTTAGTGCTAATCCTTTCCTTATCGCAATCGCCTCAAGAATCTCTGGGTCCGCAATATACCTCAAGACCAGTACCAATGCGCCCAAAAATAATGGCCACTGCTAGGTGTCATCCGGCTGACGCGAGGCAATTATAAACCGCCTCGTGAGCTGTTGGATGAGGCGTC
This genomic window contains:
- the LOC123160277 gene encoding putative F-box protein At1g33530 — translated: MAMAEPCYPVLPDHVIEDILARLPAKTVLRCRCLSRAWAATLSTDDFADRHLRLANRHGSPRILIMQAALSRESLPKIHAWSPEHPACTTLMEFHGAVTRCNRGPLWPLVRRNGRNTDADNVVPLVVTMQCRGLVIVEAIGAGLHFVFNPSTGQMAALPEGRHIGFPIPDRRYASLGIGYDTISKKHKVVRVYYRGSDVDNLPASGAGCEVYVVNSGGLWRPANGGARERPPGWVKQDGKSVFAQGHVHWLARSKLNPPNKRETWAFIATFSLSDETFGTVQFPLNEHCNSVLGHYLTEMGGRLCLISWVLKKVEWSRPHLYYIWLLRRHETSTWDLHCIIDLDTSSPEVLRFMHARQFVSPLAMIDNGRRVVLVHVQPRHLQFDSAADFELCAYNPETGDMENLLDQSGLLSNQGMVIGQPTFYEESIAYPGQPHEDIIFAMSLVLRQMSKRTLTRLRFVCRSWRAMIESSDFLEKRRRVLMRSMCRF